A genomic segment from Paenibacillus sp. FSL K6-1096 encodes:
- a CDS encoding type 1 glutamine amidotransferase family protein: protein MSTRQAYLYVFNTMSDWEYGYLVAELNTGRYFRKDTAPMKVTTVAVNKETVTTMGGLTIQPDITLEECRLERGDLLILPGGTTWREAENQPVLEKIDGALQVGVTVAAICGAVEALADKGCLDSVPHTSNNLDYLKMVCPNYKGEAYHAAESAIAGGHLVTASGTAPLEFAREVLKALEVCTPDTLEAWYGLNKMQEAGYFFQLMSSVDRG, encoded by the coding sequence ATGAGTACGAGACAAGCTTACCTGTATGTGTTCAACACAATGTCAGACTGGGAATACGGATATTTGGTGGCTGAGCTGAACACGGGAAGGTACTTCCGGAAAGACACAGCACCAATGAAAGTAACTACAGTAGCGGTTAACAAAGAAACGGTCACAACCATGGGCGGACTGACTATACAGCCGGATATTACCCTTGAGGAGTGCAGGCTGGAGCGCGGCGATCTGTTGATTTTGCCTGGAGGAACAACCTGGAGAGAGGCGGAGAATCAGCCAGTCCTTGAAAAGATTGATGGGGCGCTTCAAGTTGGCGTTACGGTGGCTGCCATCTGCGGTGCGGTTGAGGCGCTTGCCGATAAGGGTTGTCTGGATTCAGTGCCGCACACCAGCAACAATCTGGATTATCTGAAAATGGTCTGCCCCAATTACAAAGGGGAGGCTTACCATGCAGCGGAATCTGCGATAGCTGGCGGGCATCTGGTTACGGCATCAGGTACGGCACCGCTGGAGTTTGCAAGGGAAGTGCTGAAGGCGCTGGAGGTCTGCACACCGGATACCCTGGAGGCCTGGTATGGTCTGAACAAGATGCAGGAAGCCGGCTACTTTTTCCAGCTGATGAGCTCAGTCGATAGAGGGTAA
- a CDS encoding iron-sulfur cluster biosynthesis family protein yields the protein MQIELNAMTRERLEQSLAGRPGQFKMFYDTEDCGCNGVLVIRIVSEPSPTDIVFQTEPFTFLCDRQQEMQFDEVMRLEAEAGYPAYKLTSDSTLFGSNIRVQDARS from the coding sequence ATGCAGATTGAGCTTAATGCAATGACCCGGGAGCGGCTGGAGCAGAGTCTGGCCGGCAGACCGGGGCAATTCAAAATGTTCTATGATACGGAGGACTGCGGGTGCAACGGCGTACTGGTGATCCGGATCGTCAGTGAGCCTTCCCCGACCGATATTGTGTTCCAGACGGAGCCGTTTACCTTCCTGTGTGACCGCCAGCAGGAAATGCAGTTCGATGAGGTCATGCGCCTTGAAGCGGAGGCAGGTTATCCGGCTTACAAGCTGACCAGCGACTCTACCTTGTTCGGCAGCAACATCCGGGTACAGGACGCCCGGAGCTGA
- a CDS encoding GNAT family N-acetyltransferase produces MIQIRPIERRDNAAIERIVRECLIEFGGNREGLAWADASLHDLYTYYNSAENRAYWIVEADGQVLGGCGIAAFDDAQKICELQKMYLSSSIRGQGAAAQLLERALAFAKQHYRKCYLETLLTMEAAGRFYTKHRFSRMDGPLAGSEHYACDAWYIRDLHN; encoded by the coding sequence ATGATCCAGATCCGTCCCATTGAGCGCAGGGATAACGCCGCGATTGAGCGAATTGTCCGGGAGTGCCTGATTGAATTCGGCGGCAACCGGGAGGGGTTGGCCTGGGCCGACGCTAGTTTGCATGACTTATATACCTATTATAATAGCGCGGAGAACCGGGCGTACTGGATTGTGGAAGCGGACGGGCAGGTGCTGGGCGGGTGCGGGATCGCGGCTTTTGATGATGCGCAGAAGATCTGTGAATTGCAGAAAATGTACCTGTCCTCCTCCATCCGCGGCCAAGGCGCAGCGGCACAGCTGTTAGAGCGGGCGCTGGCCTTCGCGAAGCAGCATTACCGCAAGTGTTATCTGGAGACGCTGCTGACGATGGAGGCCGCAGGGCGCTTCTATACCAAGCACAGATTCAGCCGGATGGACGGCCCGTTGGCCGGTTCAGAGCATTATGCGTGTGATGCCTGGTATATTCGGGATTTACATAACTGA
- a CDS encoding FGGY family carbohydrate kinase, protein MITVGLDIGTTSVSGLLYDLEKRTILHRLTEAQASQPYSLNQEWERLQDPDQILEQVERILGRLLALQPEAAGIGLTGQMHGIVYVDRDGRAASPLYTWQDGRAGQPCEETGSLTYAQRLSALTGYAIAPGYGLAAHYYNLCRQLVPERAVCFCTIADYIAMRLANTGIPLIDATQAAGIGGFSLDRGEFDRTAISQAGIDASLLPQVVPSGMAIGVTSQGIPVYTSLGDNQASFLGSVPVPGESLLLNIGTGSQLSAWMPACAIPSSSMEVRPYPGGGVLMVGAALSGGKSYALLEQFFRQIITAYTGEAPADVYALMSGLLEEAAFINDSAGLRVNTQFLGTRADPDKRGSIEGISLDNFTPGGLAHACLQGMIDELYGFLKVLEQQGAQAFSRLIGSGNALRNNPVLCAKAEASFGLPLTLGRHTEEAAVGAALCAAVGSGAIPGFAEAGAYLGAEHS, encoded by the coding sequence ATGATAACAGTTGGACTGGATATAGGAACGACCTCGGTCTCCGGGCTGCTCTACGATCTGGAGAAGCGCACGATTCTGCATAGACTGACGGAAGCACAAGCCAGCCAGCCCTATAGCTTGAATCAGGAATGGGAGCGGCTGCAGGACCCGGACCAGATACTGGAGCAGGTTGAACGAATTCTTGGACGGCTGCTGGCGCTTCAGCCGGAAGCGGCGGGTATTGGCCTAACGGGTCAGATGCACGGGATTGTATATGTGGACCGGGACGGCAGAGCCGCTAGCCCGCTCTATACCTGGCAGGATGGACGGGCGGGACAGCCGTGTGAAGAGACGGGCAGTCTCACCTATGCGCAGCGGCTCAGTGCCCTTACCGGCTATGCTATTGCTCCCGGCTACGGGCTTGCTGCTCATTATTACAACCTGTGCCGGCAGCTTGTCCCTGAGCGTGCAGTCTGTTTCTGCACCATTGCTGACTACATAGCGATGAGGCTGGCGAATACAGGCATACCGCTGATTGATGCCACACAGGCTGCAGGGATCGGGGGCTTCAGTCTGGATAGAGGTGAATTCGACCGGACGGCGATCTCTCAGGCCGGGATCGATGCCTCATTATTGCCGCAGGTTGTCCCCTCCGGGATGGCCATCGGGGTAACCTCACAAGGTATACCTGTGTATACCTCGCTCGGCGATAACCAGGCCAGCTTCCTGGGTAGTGTGCCGGTGCCTGGTGAATCCCTGCTGCTCAACATCGGCACTGGGAGCCAGCTCTCGGCCTGGATGCCTGCCTGCGCCATACCTTCTTCATCTATGGAGGTACGCCCCTACCCCGGCGGCGGGGTGCTGATGGTCGGGGCGGCCTTGAGCGGCGGGAAGTCATATGCGCTGCTGGAGCAGTTTTTCCGGCAGATCATCACTGCCTATACGGGGGAAGCACCAGCCGATGTATACGCCCTGATGTCCGGGCTGCTGGAAGAAGCAGCGTTCATTAATGATTCGGCAGGGCTGCGGGTGAACACACAGTTTCTGGGAACCAGGGCAGACCCGGATAAGCGCGGCAGCATAGAGGGAATATCCCTGGATAACTTTACTCCCGGCGGGCTGGCCCATGCTTGTCTTCAGGGGATGATTGACGAATTGTACGGCTTCCTGAAGGTGCTGGAACAGCAGGGAGCGCAGGCATTCAGCCGCCTGATCGGCTCCGGCAATGCGCTGCGGAATAATCCGGTATTGTGCGCCAAGGCTGAAGCGTCGTTTGGGTTGCCGCTTACGCTTGGCAGGCATACTGAAGAAGCAGCAGTCGGGGCGGCGCTCTGTGCCGCTGTGGGCAGCGGGGCGATTCCGGGCTTCGCTGAGGCTGGGGCGTATCTCGGGGCGGAGCATTCATGA
- a CDS encoding SDR family oxidoreductase, protein MRLHNKVAVVTGAASGMGKAIAVLFAKEGAKVVVADIHLEAAEKVAGDIRSSGGEAIVAQANVAEESDIRHMIDSTVDTYGTVDILVNNAGIMDNFEPAGDIEDESWERVLAVNTTSVMRATRRVLPIFLEKQKGVIINVASVGGLFGARAGAAYTASKHAVIGFTKNTGFMYAAKGIRCNAIAPGGVETNIGSTMTHINPFGMERTQPGMALNPRMGQPEEIAQLALLLASEEASFVNGAVITADGGWTAY, encoded by the coding sequence ATGAGACTGCATAACAAAGTTGCCGTAGTTACCGGAGCGGCGTCCGGGATGGGGAAGGCGATTGCTGTGCTTTTTGCGAAGGAAGGGGCCAAAGTAGTCGTGGCGGATATTCATCTGGAGGCGGCGGAAAAGGTTGCAGGAGATATCCGATCAAGCGGCGGAGAAGCCATCGTGGCGCAAGCAAATGTTGCCGAAGAGTCTGACATCCGGCATATGATCGACAGTACAGTCGACACCTACGGCACTGTAGATATCCTGGTGAATAATGCGGGGATCATGGATAATTTTGAACCTGCGGGCGATATTGAGGATGAGAGCTGGGAGCGGGTTCTCGCCGTCAATACAACCTCCGTGATGCGTGCTACTCGCAGGGTACTGCCTATTTTCCTGGAAAAGCAAAAGGGTGTAATTATTAACGTGGCATCGGTAGGCGGTCTGTTCGGCGCCCGGGCAGGTGCGGCTTATACCGCCTCCAAGCATGCGGTTATCGGATTCACCAAGAATACAGGGTTCATGTATGCTGCCAAGGGCATCCGCTGCAACGCGATTGCACCCGGCGGCGTGGAGACCAATATCGGCTCAACCATGACCCATATCAATCCATTTGGCATGGAACGCACACAGCCGGGCATGGCGCTTAATCCGCGGATGGGCCAGCCGGAAGAGATCGCACAGCTTGCCCTGTTACTCGCTTCCGAGGAAGCCAGCTTTGTGAATGGAGCAGTCATTACGGCAGACGGCGGATGGACGGCTTATTAA
- a CDS encoding AAA family ATPase — protein MNRLVFFLGPGGAGKTTLAKAVAARRPAAVFDMDILLRPAATAIMTMHGLDPDDRDSAEYKRLCRDLGYRITMDAALDNIGLSSDIYVVGPFTKEAADPEWIGRELARIGRTLEEVEVKVVMVSLADPAVYRQRIEGRHSPLDAWKFAHWEQFSASLGSRTIAWPLPPAQVAQIDNSHPDRSVAIAAVEAFIYGEETTA, from the coding sequence GTGAACCGACTTGTGTTTTTTCTTGGACCCGGAGGGGCGGGCAAGACCACTTTAGCTAAGGCTGTTGCGGCCCGGCGTCCGGCAGCGGTGTTCGATATGGATATTCTGCTGCGCCCTGCAGCGACCGCGATCATGACCATGCATGGACTCGACCCCGATGACAGAGATTCCGCTGAGTATAAAAGATTATGCCGCGATCTCGGCTACCGGATCACCATGGACGCAGCACTCGATAATATCGGTCTGTCCAGTGATATATACGTGGTGGGTCCCTTCACTAAAGAAGCGGCCGATCCGGAGTGGATCGGCCGCGAGCTGGCGCGTATCGGGCGCACGCTGGAGGAGGTTGAAGTCAAGGTCGTCATGGTGAGTCTTGCAGACCCCGCCGTGTACCGTCAGCGGATTGAGGGCAGGCATTCACCGCTGGATGCGTGGAAATTCGCCCATTGGGAGCAGTTCAGCGCTTCCCTCGGCAGCCGCACCATCGCTTGGCCGCTCCCGCCCGCACAGGTAGCGCAGATCGACAATTCCCATCCCGACAGGAGCGTTGCGATCGCAGCGGTGGAAGCTTTTATATATGGTGAAGAGACTACCGCTTGA
- a CDS encoding formate/nitrite transporter family protein has product MDYVKPGEVLGSMIEAGRAKAELSIMQLIIRGSLGGAILACATTLAFTAAAQTKIPMVGALLFPVGFVMIILLGLELVTGSFALIPLAVLEKQTTLGRMLGNYFWVIIGHLVGCAVYAVLYGLTITKMGTDLSNPLVQMLVTASEGKTTAYRSMGAEGMGLAFIKAMLCNWMVTLGAVMAMTSKSTSGKILAMWLPILTFFGQGFEHTVVNFFVIPAGMMLGANVTLADWWIWNGIPVLLGNFAGGLLFTGILLYLSQKGSRSGASAAVSQGLGEAGLPGSPVLEKSL; this is encoded by the coding sequence ATGGACTATGTCAAACCAGGCGAAGTGCTGGGCTCCATGATTGAAGCAGGCCGGGCCAAGGCAGAATTAAGTATTATGCAGCTTATCATCCGTGGCAGTCTCGGCGGGGCAATCCTGGCGTGTGCCACAACACTGGCCTTCACCGCAGCGGCACAGACGAAAATTCCTATGGTGGGTGCGCTTCTTTTCCCGGTAGGCTTCGTGATGATTATTCTGCTGGGGCTGGAACTGGTCACCGGCAGCTTCGCCCTGATTCCGCTGGCCGTGCTGGAGAAGCAGACCACTCTCGGGCGGATGCTCGGGAACTACTTCTGGGTCATTATCGGGCATCTGGTCGGCTGCGCCGTCTATGCTGTGCTCTACGGGCTGACGATTACGAAGATGGGCACGGATCTGTCGAATCCCCTGGTCCAGATGCTGGTTACTGCCAGTGAAGGCAAGACCACCGCTTACCGCAGCATGGGGGCCGAGGGGATGGGGCTGGCCTTCATCAAGGCGATGCTCTGCAACTGGATGGTGACACTCGGAGCGGTAATGGCGATGACCTCGAAATCCACCTCCGGGAAAATCTTGGCTATGTGGCTGCCCATCCTGACTTTCTTCGGACAGGGCTTCGAGCACACGGTCGTGAATTTCTTCGTCATACCCGCCGGAATGATGCTCGGGGCGAATGTGACCCTGGCGGATTGGTGGATTTGGAACGGCATTCCGGTGCTGCTCGGCAACTTCGCCGGAGGTTTGCTTTTTACTGGCATCCTGCTCTATTTGTCGCAAAAAGGGAGCAGATCGGGTGCTTCTGCGGCTGTGTCTCAGGGACTAGGTGAAGCGGGACTTCCGGGTTCGCCTGTCCTGGAGAAAAGCCTATGA
- a CDS encoding class I SAM-dependent methyltransferase, translated as MKQNQSSVTSLVSAFGRAYHSRYDSPKIFDDHIAQKLITPEEFADISRNMVQGIAFFNPEIAERHKDDPDAILRWITQVQLSPTPLARAAYCEDIVQHELKLGLRQLVILGAGMDTFAYRHPQLRDQLEIFEVDAPATQAFKQQRLRDVQLEIPGNLHFVPMDFTSGLDYPGLLAQGFAPDAKTLFSLLGVSYYLTKEENSRLITGLFADLPAGSSIVLDYADERLWEEQGLSGRVGKMVQLAAAGGEPMQSCFTYAEMEQLMAGAGLLIYEHLSPEAIQERFFGNRSDDLAAFETIHYIHAVKR; from the coding sequence TTGAAGCAGAATCAGTCCAGTGTAACGTCTTTAGTGTCCGCATTTGGCCGTGCCTATCACAGCCGGTATGACAGCCCTAAGATTTTTGATGATCATATTGCGCAGAAGCTGATTACACCAGAGGAGTTCGCGGATATCAGCAGGAATATGGTTCAGGGCATTGCTTTCTTCAATCCTGAAATTGCAGAACGGCACAAGGATGATCCTGACGCGATATTGCGATGGATTACCCAGGTTCAGCTCTCCCCAACCCCGCTGGCCCGCGCCGCTTACTGTGAAGACATCGTGCAGCATGAGCTGAAGCTGGGGCTGAGGCAGCTGGTCATTCTGGGGGCGGGGATGGATACTTTCGCTTACCGTCATCCTCAACTCCGGGACCAGCTTGAAATCTTTGAGGTGGACGCTCCGGCTACCCAGGCGTTCAAGCAGCAGCGGCTCCGCGATGTACAGCTTGAGATTCCGGGGAATCTCCATTTCGTTCCGATGGATTTCACCAGCGGATTAGATTATCCCGGCCTGCTTGCGCAGGGGTTCGCTCCAGATGCCAAGACGCTGTTCAGCCTGCTGGGAGTATCCTATTACCTCACCAAGGAAGAGAACTCCCGCCTGATCACAGGATTATTCGCAGATCTTCCCGCCGGAAGCTCCATTGTGCTGGATTATGCAGATGAGCGGCTATGGGAGGAGCAGGGCTTGTCCGGCCGGGTCGGCAAAATGGTCCAGCTGGCCGCCGCCGGCGGTGAGCCGATGCAATCCTGCTTCACGTATGCGGAGATGGAACAGCTCATGGCCGGGGCCGGACTGCTGATCTATGAGCACCTGTCCCCAGAAGCCATACAGGAGCGGTTTTTCGGTAACCGTTCGGATGACCTGGCTGCTTTTGAGACGATTCATTATATTCATGCAGTCAAGCGGTAG